One Cohnella candidum genomic region harbors:
- a CDS encoding SDR family NAD(P)-dependent oxidoreductase: MNKYAYRNKLAVVTGASSGIGKAYAKELAARGCHVVLAARSKDKLDAMAREINRQYGVRAYALACDLSKANAPRQLAEQISELGLSVDILINNAGVGTYGRFEEIDPEREQEEIMLNTAALVDLTHRLLPDMLRREDGVIVNVASMAAFMPCAYSTVYGATKAFVLSFSEALWAETRGRGVRVLALCPGATETGFFDAVGSEEMGAGQKLSTPEKVVQAGFRGIDQGRSYIIDGRNNYLMAQMIRFFSRRRVALIMERMSKPKRHG; encoded by the coding sequence TTGAACAAGTATGCATATAGAAACAAGCTGGCTGTAGTCACCGGTGCTTCATCCGGAATCGGGAAAGCGTATGCCAAAGAACTGGCGGCACGAGGCTGTCATGTCGTTCTGGCAGCGCGCTCCAAGGACAAACTGGATGCAATGGCAAGGGAAATCAACCGCCAGTACGGCGTACGGGCTTATGCTCTCGCTTGCGATTTGTCCAAAGCGAATGCCCCGCGTCAACTGGCCGAACAAATATCCGAACTGGGCTTGTCGGTCGATATTCTCATCAACAACGCAGGCGTTGGCACATATGGCCGTTTCGAGGAAATAGACCCGGAGCGCGAGCAAGAAGAGATTATGCTGAACACGGCTGCGTTAGTCGATCTTACGCATCGGTTGCTGCCCGATATGCTGAGGCGAGAGGACGGAGTCATCGTTAACGTGGCTTCTATGGCCGCGTTTATGCCTTGTGCTTATTCTACCGTTTACGGGGCTACCAAAGCATTTGTCTTGTCCTTCTCTGAGGCACTATGGGCGGAAACGCGCGGGCGAGGCGTTCGCGTGCTCGCACTGTGCCCGGGTGCAACCGAGACGGGGTTCTTCGATGCGGTCGGCAGCGAGGAAATGGGGGCGGGCCAAAAGCTCTCGACCCCGGAGAAGGTTGTACAGGCCGGATTTCGTGGGATTGATCAGGGACGCAGCTATATCATCGATGGACGTAACAATTACCTTATGGCTCAAATGATCCGGTTTTTTAGCAGGCGCAGGGTAGCCTTGATCATGGAGCGCATGTCAAAGCCAAAAAGACACGGTTAG
- a CDS encoding helix-turn-helix transcriptional regulator → MSCLKTNRSSSALGKFIKSRRERLQPSEAGIQPLPGRRRTPGLRREEVSYLAHISVTYYTWLEQGKEVNPSPEVLLSIGKALQLDEDEQKHLFDLANVDAASVVTVPNNGGPDAGVLQKIVDQLHYPSFITDEGTDVIAWNRAAELIVADFGSLPDNERNMMDIMFLKPDYRIRLVNWEGFARYSVAVLRASFDLYKNNPLYLERFERLRRESEEFVHFWELYEVKQKRQATALFRLPDAQEMEFVLHSAAVIDNDPGLHWCFFVPVPGSGTEERLLRLLEQDNRLP, encoded by the coding sequence GTGAGCTGCTTGAAAACAAATCGTTCCTCATCCGCATTGGGCAAGTTCATAAAATCGCGCAGAGAACGCTTGCAGCCTTCAGAGGCGGGGATCCAGCCGCTGCCCGGACGAAGACGCACTCCGGGACTTCGAAGAGAAGAAGTCTCTTATCTTGCCCATATAAGCGTGACTTACTATACCTGGCTGGAGCAAGGCAAGGAGGTGAATCCTTCGCCGGAAGTGCTGCTAAGTATCGGCAAAGCGCTTCAGCTTGACGAAGATGAACAGAAGCATCTGTTCGATCTGGCCAATGTAGACGCGGCGAGTGTCGTTACAGTGCCGAATAACGGAGGGCCGGATGCGGGAGTTTTGCAGAAAATCGTAGATCAGCTGCATTATCCTTCTTTTATCACGGACGAAGGTACGGATGTTATCGCCTGGAATCGGGCGGCAGAACTGATCGTAGCCGATTTCGGCAGTCTGCCGGACAACGAACGGAATATGATGGACATTATGTTTTTAAAGCCGGATTACCGCATAAGACTGGTGAATTGGGAAGGCTTTGCCCGTTACTCCGTAGCGGTTCTGCGGGCAAGCTTCGACCTTTACAAGAACAACCCGTTGTATTTGGAACGGTTCGAACGCTTGAGACGGGAAAGCGAGGAATTCGTGCATTTCTGGGAGCTATATGAAGTCAAGCAAAAGCGCCAAGCCACCGCATTATTTCGTCTTCCTGACGCACAGGAGATGGAGTTCGTGCTCCATTCGGCGGCTGTCATTGATAACGACCCTGGACTGCACTGGTGTTTCTTTGTTCCGGTTCCCGGTTCTGGCACGGAGGAGAGATTATTGCGTTTACTGGAGCAGGACAATCGGCTCCCATAG
- a CDS encoding S-layer homology domain-containing protein produces MIVMGKKATAYILAMLMVIGTISVNFSAKAYATAPPVHEITASGAFSFSQQGKFNRPNSVTADVYGNVYVADSGNNRIQKFDSSGNYVTQWGSYGSANGQFNNPTGIAVDTAGNVYVADSGNNRIQKFDSDGTYVTKWGRSGDGYGEFDELAGIAVDTDGNVYAVDPGNSRIQKFKFNPVTSTYVFDMLWGGYGSGNGQFISPNVIAVDAAGSVYVVDYEPVMGTFRIQKFNFNALNSTYDSVTQWGGLENTSGIALDTAGNVYVVDRVNARIRKLNSSGTSVTQWGSMGSEDGQFSFPSGITVDANGSVYVVDTGNNRIQKFNSSGTYLMQWGSYGVTSISPSSIAVSNSGNVYAEDLGNSRILKFDSNGTYLAQWGSSGNGDGQFFYYGGKIASDAAGNVFVVDYGNNRVQKFDSNGTYLTKWGSMGSENGKFNNPTGIAVDTAGNVYVVDTGNNRIQKFDSSGTYLTQWGSMGSENGKFNNPTGIAVDTDGNVYVVDTGALDTGVLDTVNYRIQKFDSSGTYLTQWGSYGGDSGQFDDPQGIAVDAFGNVYVADTNNSRIQKFDSSGNYLTQWGSGYGIDNPPKGVSVDKDGIIYVAGTRTKIFSPNNNTNVKKLTLSVGLSSVSLNPSFTTETTSYTATVASNVAVMTITPVLEDPLATVSINAPSGTVTSSVYNGVTSYDVPLNGGENTITLTVTAYDRITTKNYTVSVTRLPALTSTIGTVSAGGTANETITNIPYGTTLANFKAAITPTANATFEVYDADGTTVATTLATGKKVIVTAQDGTTKVTYTVTVNAPPSSTTTPTTPIDFPVISTDGTLTLPAGKKGEVSLEDAVTISIPANATNKELKLTIDKVLDTQNLLKDKETLASPIFEILKNFPENFSNPVTLTFTFDPTSLKGNQKPVVFYYDEEKREWVKVGGEVKGNKITVDVNHFTKYAVMAVDQADKPTTEDPAANVAFSDISGHWAEANIKQAISNGMVSGYPDGTFKPNHTVTRAEFAVMLMNALGQQGDGASLTFTDKAKIGAWAQKAVAQAVKAGIINGYEDGSFRPNAVITRSEMAVMITKALGQSTEATSVTGFADDKDIPAWAKGAVAAMKELGLVEGKGSNAYAPGDQTTRAEAVTVLLKMLAYKDK; encoded by the coding sequence ATGATTGTGATGGGTAAAAAAGCAACTGCGTATATCTTGGCAATGTTGATGGTGATCGGTACAATTTCCGTTAATTTCTCGGCAAAAGCATATGCGACGGCACCCCCGGTTCATGAAATCACGGCAAGCGGAGCGTTTTCCTTTTCCCAACAAGGAAAATTTAATCGTCCAAATTCAGTGACTGCAGACGTATATGGAAATGTTTATGTGGCCGATTCAGGAAACAATCGAATCCAGAAATTTGATTCTAGCGGTAATTACGTGACGCAATGGGGAAGTTATGGTTCCGCGAATGGTCAGTTCAATAATCCGACTGGAATAGCGGTAGACACTGCCGGTAACGTGTATGTGGCGGATTCAGGAAACAATCGAATCCAGAAATTTGATTCAGATGGTACCTACGTGACGAAATGGGGGAGATCAGGCGATGGGTATGGTGAGTTCGATGAACTTGCTGGAATTGCGGTTGATACGGACGGCAACGTGTATGCGGTGGATCCAGGAAACTCTCGAATCCAGAAATTCAAATTCAACCCGGTTACCTCTACCTACGTCTTTGACATGCTATGGGGTGGTTATGGCAGCGGAAATGGCCAGTTTATTTCTCCCAATGTAATTGCGGTAGACGCAGCTGGCAGCGTGTATGTGGTGGATTATGAGCCGGTTATGGGCACCTTCCGAATCCAGAAGTTCAATTTCAACGCATTGAACTCTACCTACGACTCCGTGACGCAATGGGGGGGGCTTGAAAATACTAGTGGAATAGCGTTAGATACTGCCGGCAACGTTTATGTGGTGGATCGAGTAAACGCGCGAATCCGGAAACTTAATTCAAGCGGTACCTCAGTGACGCAATGGGGGAGTATGGGTTCCGAAGACGGCCAATTTAGTTTTCCCAGTGGAATTACGGTAGACGCAAATGGCAGCGTGTATGTGGTGGATACGGGTAACAATCGAATCCAGAAATTCAATTCAAGCGGTACCTACTTGATGCAATGGGGGAGCTATGGCGTCACTTCCATAAGTCCATCAAGTATAGCCGTTAGTAATAGTGGTAACGTATATGCAGAGGATCTGGGCAATAGTCGAATCCTGAAATTTGATTCCAACGGTACATACCTCGCGCAATGGGGGAGTTCCGGCAACGGGGATGGCCAGTTCTTTTATTATGGCGGTAAAATTGCTTCGGACGCAGCCGGTAATGTGTTCGTAGTGGATTATGGCAACAATCGTGTCCAAAAATTTGATTCCAACGGTACCTACTTGACGAAATGGGGAAGTATGGGTTCCGAGAATGGTAAGTTCAATAATCCCACTGGAATAGCAGTAGACACGGCCGGCAACGTGTATGTGGTGGATACGGGTAACAACCGAATCCAGAAATTTGATTCAAGCGGTACCTACTTGACGCAATGGGGAAGTATGGGTTCCGAGAATGGTAAGTTCAATAATCCCACTGGAATAGCAGTAGACACGGATGGCAACGTGTATGTGGTGGATACGGGTGCGTTGGATACGGGTGTGTTGGATACGGTTAACTATCGAATCCAGAAATTTGATTCAAGCGGTACCTACTTGACGCAATGGGGGAGTTATGGCGGCGATAGTGGCCAATTCGATGATCCTCAAGGAATTGCTGTAGACGCATTCGGTAATGTATATGTGGCGGATACAAACAACAGCCGAATCCAAAAGTTTGATTCGAGCGGTAATTATCTCACGCAATGGGGTTCTGGATACGGGATCGATAATCCTCCTAAAGGGGTTTCGGTAGATAAAGATGGGATCATCTATGTGGCAGGAACCAGAACTAAGATATTCAGTCCCAACAATAATACGAATGTAAAGAAATTAACTCTCTCGGTTGGTCTCTCATCCGTTTCGTTGAACCCGTCCTTTACAACTGAAACAACATCTTATACGGCAACCGTCGCTTCTAACGTTGCCGTCATGACGATCACACCAGTGTTGGAAGATCCTCTGGCAACTGTGAGTATCAATGCTCCGTCGGGTACAGTGACATCTTCAGTATACAATGGCGTCACTTCTTATGACGTGCCTTTGAATGGTGGGGAAAATACGATCACACTGACGGTAACGGCATATGATCGCATTACAACGAAAAACTATACAGTTTCAGTGACGCGTTTGCCAGCGTTAACCTCAACAATCGGGACGGTAAGCGCAGGCGGAACAGCGAATGAAACGATTACGAACATTCCCTATGGGACAACACTAGCCAATTTCAAGGCAGCGATCACGCCGACCGCGAATGCAACGTTTGAAGTGTACGATGCGGATGGAACGACCGTAGCTACAACACTGGCAACAGGCAAGAAGGTCATTGTAACTGCGCAGGACGGAACTACGAAGGTCACGTATACCGTGACGGTGAATGCGCCACCCTCGAGCACAACAACACCAACAACACCAATCGACTTCCCGGTTATTTCAACAGATGGGACATTAACGCTTCCCGCAGGCAAAAAAGGCGAAGTGAGTTTGGAAGATGCGGTAACAATCTCGATTCCCGCCAATGCTACGAACAAAGAACTGAAATTAACGATAGACAAAGTGCTGGATACGCAAAATCTTCTCAAGGATAAAGAAACACTAGCTAGCCCGATCTTCGAGATTCTGAAAAACTTCCCGGAAAACTTCAGCAATCCGGTAACGTTGACCTTCACTTTCGACCCAACAAGCTTGAAGGGCAATCAAAAGCCAGTCGTATTCTATTATGACGAAGAGAAGAGGGAATGGGTGAAAGTTGGCGGCGAGGTAAAAGGCAATAAAATTACCGTCGATGTCAATCACTTTACGAAGTATGCGGTAATGGCTGTAGACCAAGCGGACAAGCCAACAACAGAAGATCCGGCGGCAAATGTTGCATTCAGCGATATATCCGGACACTGGGCGGAGGCTAACATCAAGCAAGCGATAAGCAATGGAATGGTCAGCGGTTATCCCGACGGCACGTTCAAGCCGAATCATACCGTAACGCGTGCGGAATTTGCGGTAATGCTGATGAATGCACTGGGGCAGCAAGGAGATGGAGCATCGCTGACGTTCACCGATAAGGCGAAGATCGGCGCCTGGGCGCAGAAAGCAGTTGCACAAGCGGTGAAGGCCGGTATCATCAACGGCTACGAGGATGGCTCTTTCCGCCCGAATGCCGTAATTACCCGATCGGAAATGGCAGTGATGATCACTAAAGCTTTGGGCCAATCGACAGAAGCGACATCGGTAACGGGCTTCGCTGACGACAAAGACATTCCGGCATGGGCGAAAGGCGCAGTGGCGGCCATGAAAGAGCTTGGTCTTGTCGAAGGCAAAGGTTCAAACGCTTATGCTCCCGGCGATCAAACGACAAGAGCAGAGGCGGTTACGGTTCTGTTGAAAATGCTGGCGTACAAGGACAAGTAA
- a CDS encoding helix-turn-helix domain-containing protein produces the protein MAKKGQKFVTYSFETKKKAIEMRLQGMTKQKVAEVLGIEDITRLKVWMRRYKQMGEYGLMDHRGKRKEYVDEDRYVRRLEMENAVLKKWLAITKAEVYQRSIGSSTSSVKALASQSSVKKSAFPEADTTHM, from the coding sequence ATGGCGAAGAAGGGGCAAAAATTTGTTACGTATAGCTTCGAAACGAAGAAGAAAGCAATTGAAATGCGACTTCAAGGAATGACAAAACAGAAAGTGGCAGAGGTACTCGGAATCGAGGATATTACTCGACTAAAAGTATGGATGAGACGCTACAAGCAGATGGGCGAGTACGGGCTTATGGATCACCGTGGGAAACGGAAAGAGTATGTCGATGAAGATCGCTATGTACGGCGTTTGGAGATGGAGAATGCCGTCCTAAAAAAGTGGTTGGCCATTACGAAGGCGGAGGTGTACCAGAGAAGTATAGGCTCGTCTACGAGCTCCGTGAAAGCTTTAGCGTCGCAGAGCTCTGTAAAGAAGTCGGCGTTTCCCGAAGCGGATACTACGCATATGTAA